The Plasmodium malariae genome assembly, contig: PmUG01_00_26, whole genome shotgun sequence genome has a window encoding:
- the PmUG01_00048800 gene encoding STP1 protein, with amino-acid sequence MEKCLPKYLRVYGSTYYRYYGDIYFRRVVHHIRDKINDFILKKDKEPLKDICLYLSNYLINNKNPPNYYAPQRELWERSLYEWLNPHYKKLDKLGGCPLIMNQNDLEILELKYNVDDFCEKRESYLDELRQSQGNPKSNSNYSSKCDSYNEWIDGKEKYFTTKKELFKNCYKIEKTQKGRRKTCNIIDPKTFNKLPNCRSTVQKRIWSTSNSKNKNLPEVTKKESERASMREDQEQKRAPDILETEPQPEPQSRSQHEDHSALEKGIAKESQIISPVTSSPESSSIKTKDDHEDPGQHTQSKLSVFPKSAVSTESQKSPVSITLPTSLGVSGTPIDYQNIRLSSGSSNFPDNSMPSKILELIMENTKSINNIEKQKILWNKWVKEHKKEKDLWKKWISKKHMIIEQYLQQKWFDEFTQEFLNMSDEYVNEESKNNISLLNSEELQSKECYEELYSYIKKKLIAKMCILFMMVLEDCKTEDFIKNEESHLDNSINDWKTDSNLGRKSDAPKQVIHVNATALEHRKNGQIRAQIGQKSFRQEIEEWIKEDDTGANYIYNENSVELSY; translated from the exons atGGAAAAATGTTTACCTAAG TATTTGAGGGTTTATGGCAGTACCTATTACAGATATTATggtgatatatattttagaagGGTTGTACATCATATTAgagataaaattaatgacTTTATTCTTAAGAAAGATAAAGAACCATTAAAGGATATATGCCTATATTTGTCTAATTATCTAATTAACAATAAGAATCCACCAAATTACTATGCACCACAAAGAGAATTATGGGAAAGATCATTATATGAATGGTTAAATCCTCATTATAAGAAGCTAGATAAATTAGGAGGATGCCCTTTGATTATGAATCAAAATGATTTAGaaattttagaattaaaatataatgtagaTGATTTCTgtgaaaaaagagaaagctATCTGGATGAATTAAGGCAGTCACAGGGAAACCCTAAGTCTAATAGTAATTATTCAAGTAAATGTGACTCATATAATGAATGGATTGatggaaaagaaaagtatttcacgacaaaaaaagaactctttaaaaattgttataaaatagaaaaaacgCAAAAAGGTCGAAGAAAAACATGCAATATAATTGATCCCAAAACTTTTAACAAACTACCTAATTGCAGATCTACCGTTCAAAAAAGAATCTGGTCAACGTccaattcaaaaaataaaaatttaccaGAAGTGACCAAAAAAGAAAGCGAAAGAGCGTCAATGCGTGAAGATCAAGAACAAAAACGCGCACCTGATATACTCGAAACTGAACCTCAACCTGAACCTCAATCACGATCCCAACATGAAGATCATAGTGCCCTCGAAAAAGGAATTGCCAAGGAATCTCAAATTATATCCCCAGTAACATCTTCACCTGAATCTTCATCTATTAAAACTAAAGATGATCATGAAGATCCTGGACAACATACACAATCAAAACTATCAGTATTTCCTAAAAGTGCTGTTTCTACAGAATCTCAAAAATCTCCTGTATCTATAACTTTGCCTACAAGTCTTGGCGTCTCAGGAACTCCAATCGATTATCAAAATATTCGATTATCATCTGGAAGTTCAAATTTTCCTGATAACTCTATGCCCTCTAAAATTTTAG AACTGATAATGGAAAATACTAAAAgcattaataatattgaaaaacaaaaaattctATGGAATAAATGGGTAAAAGAACATA aaaaagaaaaagatttatggaaaaaatggaTATCAAAAAAGCATATGATTATAGAACAATATTTGCAACAAAAATGGTTTGATGAATTTACACAAGAATTTCTCAATATGTCAGATGAGTATGTAAATgaagaaagtaaaaataacatttcaCTATTAAATTCAGAAGAATTACAGAGTAAAGAATGCtatgaagaattatatagttatataaaaaaaaaattaattgcaAAAATGTGCATACTATTTATGATGGTATTAGAAGATTGCAAAACAGaagattttataaaaaatgaggaaTCACATTTGGATAATTCCATAAATGATTGGAAAACAGATTCAAATTTAGGGAGAAAATCAGATGCTCCAAAACAAGTAATTCATGTTAATGCAACTGCTTTAGAACATAGAAAAAATGGGCAAATTCGTGCTCAAATAGGGCAGAAAAGTTTTAGACAGGAAATAGAAGAATGGATAAAAGAAGATGATACAGGGgcaaattacatatataatgagAACAGTGTAGAATTATCCTATTAA